The DNA window ATGGTCGCATCGACATCCTGCACAATCACGCCGGCATCCAGGTCGGCGGCACGCTGACCGAGGTCGGGACCGACGGCATGGATGCCTCGTGGCGGGTCAATGTGCGGGCGCAATTCCTGGCCGCGAGGATCGTCATGCCGTCGATGATCGCGCAAGGCGGCGGCGTCATCCTCAACACCGCCTCGAATTCGGGTGTCTTCTACGACCGCGAGATGATCGCCTACGCGACATCGAAGCATGCCGTGGTGGCGATGACGCGGCAAATGTCGCTCGACTATGCCCGGCACAATGTGCGGGTCAACGCGCTCTGCCCGGGCTGGGTCGACACGCCGTTCAACGAGCCGTTCATCGCCCAGATGGGCGGACGCGAGGCGATCGAAACCTATGTCCGCACCAAGATCCCGATGGGCCGCTGGGCGAGTGCGGAAGAGATAGCGGAGGCGATCCTGTTCCTCGTCTCCGACCGCTCATCCTTCATGACCGGCCAGGCGCTGGTGATCGATGGCGGCGAGAGCATCGGCTGATCCCTGATTTCGCGCAATCCCCAGGGAAAGCGCCAAGCGCTTTTCCCGGGAAAACCGCTACACACTTTTCCTGGAATTGCTCCCAGCTGTTTCCGCCGTTAGCCAGTCCGCGAAGGTCGTCATCGCCTGCGAGTTCTGTCGCCTGCGCCTTGCCGACAGCCAGTAGCGGCCGACATCGACCGTGCTGTCGAAGGGCTGCACCAGCTGGCCGCAACCAAACTCGCGGCTGAACATCGAGACCGGCAGCAGCGCCACGCCGGCGCCCTGGACGGCGGCGTTGGCCATGGTGACGGAGGAATCGAAGACGATGCCCTTGATCGGTGGGCAATGGCGGCCCGCCGCCTCGAACCAGCGCAGCCACTCGTCTTCCCGGTAGGAGCAGAGCAGCGTCTCGCGGGCGAGATCGGAGGGGTCGCGCAGGCGCGCGGCTATGTCGGGCGCGCAAGCAGGCGAGAACGAGCCCGACATCAGTGGCGTGTTGTCCGTCCCTTGCCAGGAGCCGTCGCCGAAACGGATGGCGAAGTCGAGGCCGTCGGCGGCGAGGTTGACCCGGTTGTTGTTGGTCGAGATGCGCAGTTCGATGTCCGGATAGGCCTGGTGGAACAACGGCAGTCGTGGGATCAGCCAGCCCGAAGCGAAGGTGCCGACGACGCCGACCGTGACGATGTCGTGGAAGCGGCCGCCCTCGAAACGGTCGAGCGTGATGCTGATCCTGTTGAAGGCGTCGCTCAGCACCGGCAGCAAGGCTTCGCCTTCATCGCTTAAAGTCAGCCCGTGCGGCAGCCGGCGGAAGAGCCTGACGCCAAGCACCTCTTCAAGGCCCTTGACCTGATGGCTGATGGCGGCCTGGGTGACGCGCAGTTCGAGGCCGGCGCCGGTGAAGCTGCGATGCCGTGCCGCGGCCTCGAAGGCGCGCAAGCCGTTCAGAGGAAGATGCGATCGCTTCATCGGGTGCAGCCCTAAATTTTCTTATGGCGGAGGCGACGTTTACTCGTTTGCGATGGCGTCGGATCCGGTCCAGTTCTGCGGCGCGGGGCAACAGAGAGTGTGAACATGACGAGCAGACGCAGTTTCATTGGTGGTCTCGCAGTGGTGTTGACGGCCCCCATCACGCTTGGCGCGGCGGCGAAGGCGGCAACAAGCCCGACAAAATTTGATGGGGTCTTGCCGAAAATAAGGCGGATCGAAGCGAAAAGCGGTGGCCGGCTTGGTGTTGCCTGCCGGATCGCGGGGACGGGGGTTCAGTTCGGTTATCGCGAGAACGAGTTGTTTCCGATATGCAGCACCTTCAAGACGCTTGCCGCGGCGTTCATCCTGCATCGCGTCGACGGCGGCATCGAACAGCTCGACCGCAGCATGGAGGTGCCGCACAACGCCGTTGTCGCGAACTCGCCAACGACCAAGAACCATGCCGGCGGCGCAATGACGGTGGCGCAGCTTTGCGAGGCCGCGGTGACGGTCAGTGACAATGGCGCCGCCAATTTGCTGCTGGCCTCCTTTGGCGGACCGCCGCAACTGACCGCCTATCTGCGCTCGATCGGCGACACAGTGACCAGGCTCGACCGTATCGAGCCGGAGCTGAACGAATCCGTTCCGGGCGACCCCCGCGATACGACCTCGCCGCTGGCCATGATCGAGGATTACGAGCGCCTCGCTCTCGGCGACAGCCTGTCGCAAAAGAGCCGGGCGCAGCTCGTCGACTGGCTGGTCGCCAACAAGACCGGCGACGACCGCATCAGGGCAGGACTGCCGAAACGCTGGAAATGCGGCGACAAGACCGGCACCGGCGAGCATGGTAGCACCAATGACGCGGCGGTCATCTGGCCGACGTCAGGCAATCCGGTCCTGATGTCGCTCTACCTGACCGGCACCGGGCAGAGCCTGGTCAAGCGCAATGCGACGATCGCCTCGGTCTCGCGCGCCTTGGTGGAAGCAATCGAGGCATGAGCCTTCGGAGCGGCGCGGCGGTGCCGCGCCGCCTTTCTCACACATGCTTGCGGCCGCCGGTCTCGCGGAACCAGCTGTCCGGGTAGGGATACCACCATTCCTGGATCGCCGGCTTGTGGTCGATGATGACCATCTTGGAACGGCGGAAGGCGTCGAGGCCCTGGCGGCCGAGTTCGCGGCCGAGGCCGGACGCCTTCCAGCCGCCGAAGGGCAAGGCGTCATTGTCGATCAGCGGGTTGTTGACCCAGACCATGCCGGCTTCGAGCCGCTCGGCCGCCTCATGCGCCTCGGCGAGGTCCGTCGTGAACACCGAGGCGCCGAGCCCGAACGGGCTGTCATTGGCAAGCCGGATCGCCTCATCGAAATCCTTCACCCGGCAGATGGCGGCGACCGGCCCGAAACATTCCTCGCGCACGATCGCCATGTCAGGGGTGACACCGGTCAGGATCGTCGGTTCGTAGAACCAGCCGGTGTTGTGCGCCGGCGGGACGCGCCCGCCCGTGACGGCTTTCGCTCCGTGCGCGACGGCGTCATCGACCAGCCTCATCACCTTGGCCCGCGCACTTTCGCTGACCAGCGGCCCGATCTCGGTCTTGTCCATGCCGTTACCGATGCGCAGCGCGCGCGTCCTCTCGGCGAACAGGTCGACAAAGCGGTCATGCACGGCGTCGACGACGAAGAAGCGCTCGGCCGAGGTGCAGACCTGGCCGGTGAGGTGGAAGGCGGCGGTGACGCTGCCGGCCGCCGCGACCTCGAGCGGGGCATGTTCGCTGATGATCAGCGGATCGCTGCCGCCGGCCTCGATGATGCAAGGCTTCATGCGCTCGGCGCAAGCCACCGCCACCGCCTTGCCGGCGGCGACCGAGCCGGTGAAGGCGACCGCATGGGTGCGTTCGGAAGTGATCAGCGCCTGCGCGGTGGCCGCGCCGCCCGGCAGGCAGGAGACCAGCCCTTCAGGCAACGCGCGGAATACGGCCATGTAGTCCAGCGTCGACAGCGTCGTCGCCTCGGCCGGCTTAATGACGCAGGCATTGCCAGCGGCAAGCGAGGCGGCCACCGTCCAGCACATCAGCAGGATCGGAAAATTGTAGGGCATGATGTGGACAGAGACGCCATAGGGTTCGTAGCGCGCATACTGGAAGGAACCGGCCTGCGTCGTGCCGGCGACCTTGCCGGCATCGTCGCGCGCCATCTCGGCATAGTAGCGGAAGATCGGCGCGCAATTGGCGATCTCGCCGATGGCTTCGGGATAGGGCTTGCCCATCTCGCGCACCATCAGTTCGGCGCAGCGCGTGAAGTCCGCCGCCTCAATGGCGTTGGCGACGGCATGGAGGTGTTTCGCCCGGCTCTTGGCGTCGAGCTTCTTCCAGGCGACCTGCGCTGTCGTCGCGGCGGTCAGCACGGCGTTGATTTCGTCGTCGCCGGCCGCCGCGATGGCGCCGACCGTTTCAAGCGTGGCCGGATCGACCACCGGTCTTCTCGCGCCGGCCATCGGCCGGTAGTCCGGATTGACGAAGAAGGTCGGCCGGTCAGGGGAGAAATGCATTTGTGTCCTTCTCCACGCATGGAGCCTGTTTTGAGGATTCGCCCGGCCGAGGCTCAGCGGATCATGTAGACCTTCTTGATAGTCTCATGGACGGTGCAGACGCCCCTCCAGTCCTGCGGAAAGAAGGCCGCCGTGTCCGGTTCGATTTCGATCACCTCGCCGGATTCATGCACATAGGTGCAGCGGCCTTCGAGGAAGTGGCAGAACTCGTCGCGGGTGACGTGGCAGTGCCATTTGCCGGGGGTGCAGACCCATAGGCCGCACTCGGAGCGGCCTTCGGGCCCTTTGTGCAGCAATTTACCCGAGGTGTGGGATTGCCCCTCGATCATGGTCGGGATGATGCCCCAGTCGACGAGGTCGGTGATGGCCAAGGGGGATTGCATGATGGGCGTGGTCATATCGATTCCTTGAAATGGGCTCACCGGCACATGAAGGCCTTGGTCAGCGTTTGCGTGATGATGGAGATGCCGGTCCAGCCGGCGGGGAAGAACACGAGCGTGCCGGCCTCCACCGGAATCTCTTCGCCGTTCTCGTGGACATAGCTGCCGTGACCCGACAGGAAGTGGCAGAACTCGTCGGCGGCGAAGGCGACCTTGCGGGTGCCCGGCGTGCAGGACCACAAGCCGCATTCGCTCGATCCATCCGGATTCCGCGACAGGATCTTGCCGGAGGCGCGCGGCGCGCCGGCAAGCGTGTTGCTGCCCGCCCCCCAATCCTCCAGTTCCACGATCGAGGCCTTTGGCCAATGCGGTGTCGGCATGTCATGCTCCTATGAAGTGTCAGGCCAGCATGTAGATGTTGCGCATGGTCTCATGCACGGTGCATTCGCCCGTCCAGCCGGCGGGGAACATGACCACGGTCCCGGCCGACACTTCTATCACTTCACCGACATCCGACCGATAGGTCGCACGGCCGGCGACGAAATGGCACAATTCATCACGCGGGATCGAGAGCCGCCAGCGGCCCGGCGTGCACACCCAGATGCCGGATTCTGGCTGGTTGTTCGGGCCCTTGTGTACCAGCCTGCCGGTGGAATGCGAGGCGCCTTCCAGCACGTCAGGCTGGGCGCCCCAGTCGACGAGATCGGTGCGGTTGGAGGCCTGATGGAGGTGTGGGGCGGAAGAGGTCACAGCAGTTCCTCCAGCAGCCCAGCCGCCTTTTCCGGGCCATTCTGCGCGTGCATCTGTGCTGATGTCTTCGCCAGCTTAGCCTTCATCCTGGCATCGGTCAGGCAGGTCTCGATCTTCGCGGTCAGCTCGGCATCGTTCCAGTCGTAGCGCGGCATGCCGAAGCCGTGGCCGGTTTCCTCGACCCGGGTGGCGTTGTCGTGGCCGTCCCAGACATAGGGCATGATGATCGCCGGCTTGCCGAAATAGAGGCACTCGGTGAACGAGTTGTTGCCGCCATGGTGGATGACCGCATCGACCTGCGGGATGACCGAGGGCTGCGGGAACCAGCTCTCGACGATGACGTTGCCGGGTACGTCCGTGTACTGGTCCTTGTAGCCGCCGACATTGACCAGAGCGCGGTAGCGCGTCTTGCCCAGCGTCGCGATGATACGCTTCAGCAAGTCGACATCGCCGGCGCCGAGGCTGCCGAAGGAGACATAGAGCAGCGGCCCATCATTGTTCTTCGCGAAGGTCGGTATCGCATAAGGTTTCTCCTGCCGCACGCAGCCTTCGAGATACTGGAATTTCGCCGGATCGAGCGGATGGCGGCGCTTGAATTTCGCGGCCTCGGGATAGAGCAGCAGATTCAGATAGGGCGACGACTCGAAGAACTGGCCGACCGGATAGGGCGCTTCGTTGTTGGCGGTGAGAAAGGCATTGAAGTCGTCATGGATCGGCTTGATCACCGCGTTGAAATGGTCGCGGTAGCGCTGGTGTCCGGCATGATCGTTCTCGCCGCAGCCGGAGAGATGCGGCGGGATATCCTCGTCCTCGATCTCGTTTTCGGAACAGGAGATGACGCGCACCCACGGCTTGCCGAATTGTTTTATGGCCGGGAACAGGATGACGTTGTCGACGCAGATCACGTCGGGCTTGATGGCGGCCAGCACGCCGGGCAGATCCTTCTGCGCCCATTTGGCGCTGTCGACGATCGCGGTCCAGCAATCCTTGACGTAATTGTCGACCTGATCGTAGGGCGACTTGCGGAAATTCGGGATGTGGCCGTTGATGAAATCCTCCCAGAATTTTGCCATCTGCTCTGGCGGCATCGGCTCGGAGAGGTTCACCGGATGCGCCTCGAAACCGTAGCCCCTGTAGACCTCGACAAAGCCGGGGTCCGACAGGAACACAGCCTTGTGGCCGCGCGCCTCGACGGCTTGCGCGATGCCGACGGAATTGAGCGCCGGGCCGTAGGCGGCTTCTGGAAAAAACGCGATCGTCTTCTGCGCCATCAGGCTTCTCCTCTATTCCTCAAAAATTCTGACATCGGCGGCGTCCCAGCCGAGTTCGACCTGGTCGCCTGATGCGACAGGCCGCCGGTCGGCGGCGTCGGCGGTGACGCGCACCAGAAACGGTTTTGGCGACAAGGGCGTTCGGACATGCAGCTGCAGGTCGAGTCCGTGATAGGCCAGCGCCTCGACCGTGCCGGCGGCGCGGTTGGCGGTCTCGGCTGACGGGAACAATCGGATGCGTTCGGGCCGCACCGACGCGACAGCGGACGCGCCAGGTAAAAGTGCGGCGGGGACCTTGCCCGTGACGCGCGCGCCGTTCGCGGCCAGCACGCCATCGGCGGCGGCCTTGCCGGGCACGAAATTCATCACACCGATGAAATCGGCAACGAAGCGATCGGCCGGATGTTCATAGATCGCGTGCGGCGTGTCGCATTGCAGCAGCCTGCCGTCTTTCAGCACCGCCATGCGGTCGGCCATGACCAGCGATTCCTCCTGGTCGTGGGTGACGATGACGAAGGTGATGCCGACCTCGTGCTGCAGGCGCTTCAGCTCCAGCTGCATGGCGCCGCGCAGTTTCTTGTCGAGCGCGCCGAGCGGCTCGTCGAGCAGCAGCAGGCGCGGCCGCTTGACCAGGGCGCGGGCGAGCGCGACGCGCTGCTTCTGGCCACCGGACAATTGCTCCGGCTTGCGGTCGGCGAACGGGACCAGTTCGGTGGTCGCCAGGATGGCGTCGACGCGGGAGCGGATTTCCTTAGCCGGCAAGCGCTCCATTTCCAGCCCGTAGGAGACATTGGCGCGTACGCTCATATGCGGGAACAGCGCGTAGGACTGGAACATCAGGTTGACCGGCCGCTTGTTGGGCGGCGTCCGGGCGATGTCCTTGCCGTCGAGCAGGATGCGTCCGTCGGTCGGGGTCTCGAAGCCGGCCAGCATGCGCAGGAGCGTGGTCTTGCCGCAGCCGGAGGGCCCAAGCAGCGCGAAGAACTCGTTCTCCCTGATGTCGAGCGAGATGCCGTCGACAGCGGTGACCCGGCCGAATTTCTTCGACACATGGTCGATGGCCAGCAGCGTGCGCGGTTCGCTCATTGGCCGATAATCCCTCGATTGAGCCGCTGCGACAGGGTGAGCGCGATGATGGAGACGGCCATGACGATGGTCGCCAGCGCATTGATCTCCGGCGTGATGCCGAAGCGGATCATGGCGTAGATCTGCATCGGCAGCGTGGTCGAGGCACGGCCGGCACCGGATGTGAAGAAGGCGATGATGAACTCGTCGACCGAAAGCGTGAAAGCAAGCAGCGCGCCGGCGATCACCGCCGGCAGGATGACCGGCAAGGTCACGCGCCGGAAGGTGGTTATGGCGGAGGCGCCGAGGTCGGCGGAGGCCTCGGCGATCGACCAGTCGAAACTCTTCAGCCGGGCACGCACCACCGAGCAGACAAAGGCGAGGTTGAAGACGACATGGGCGAGGATGATGGTGTGCAGCCCCATGGTCAGGTTGAGCATGGAAAAGAACGACAGCAACGCGATCGCCAGCACGATGTCGGGAATGATCATCGGCGCGAAGATCAGCGCTTCCAGGCCCCTGCCGTATTGCCGGCGCATCTCGACGCCGATCGCCAGCAGCGTGCCGAGCAATGTGGCGATGGCGGTGGAGACCAGCGCCACGATCAGCGTGTTGAGCGCGGCGGAGAGGATCGCGGAGTTGTTGGCCAGCGATACATACCATTTCAGCGAAAAGCCCGACCATGCCGTCGGCAGCCCGCCTTCGTTGAAGGACAGTGCGACCAGCACGGCGATCGGGATGTAGAGGAAAGCGAAGACGAGGGTAAGCACGAACCAGAGCGTGCGCCGCGTGGCTGGGGAACGCTCAGCCATCGACATTACCTTTGGCCTCGGCCACCCGCCCCGAGGCGCGGTCGGCGGCCAGCGCTTGCGCCATCAGCACCAGAAGCATGATGGCGATCAGCGCCATGGCGAGTGCCGCGCCGAAGGGCCAGTCATTGGCGGTCAGGAACTGGTCGTAGACCAGATTGCCGATCATCTGGAAACGGCCGCCGCCGAGCAGCGCCGGGGTGACGAAATTGCCGATCGACAGCACGAAGACGAAGACGGCGCCGGCGGCTATGCCGGGCACGGTCAGCGGCAGGATGACACGGCGAAAGGTGGTGGCGGCCGAGGCGCCGAGATCGCGCGAGGCTTCGGCAAGCTCCGGGTTGAGCCGGGACAAAGGCGCGTAGCAGGCGAGGATGACGAAGGGCAGATAGTTGTAGACCAAGCCGGCAATGACGGCGCCTTCGGTATAGAGCATCGACGGCGGCTCGCCGGCGTAGCCGAACCAGCGCAGCAGTTGCGTGATCAGGCCTTCACGGTTGAGCAACACGATCCAGGCGTAGGTGCGGATCAGGTAGTTGGACCAGAACGGCAGCACGGCGAAGAACAGGAACACCGGCTGCCACCGGCGCGGCGCGGCAGCGATCGCATAAGCGGCGGCATAGCCGACCACCACCGCGATCAGGGTGGCTGTGCCGGCGATGCGCGCCGATTTGAGGAAGATGCCGGCATAGAGCGGGTCGAAGACCAGCCCGAAATTCTCCAGCGTGAAGGTATAGTCGATGCCGCCATAGATGCCGCGCCGGAAGAAGGCGAGCGCCAGCACCAATGCGCACGGCACCACCATCAGCGCGGTCAGCCAGACCAGCGCCGGGGCCATCAGGAAGGAGGAGCGAAGTCGGGTCTGGGACAATTCAGGGTACCGCTCAGGGCCGGCAGACGAAGCGCTGCCGGCCGTGATATCCGCGCTGCTTACTGCGCGGCCTTGATCTCGCTGACGATCTTGGAATAGTCGCGCTGGGCTTCGCCGACGTCACGCAGCTGCTCGAACTTGACGAGATCGGCCACCGGCATCGCCATGTTGGGGAATTTGGCGAGGAAGTCGGCCGGCAGGCTTTCCATCGCCGGCTTGTTCGGCACCTTGTAGTCGATGTTTTGCGCCGCCCAGGCGTGGTTCTTGGCGTCGAGCATGAAGTTGATGAACTTGAAGGCGTCGTCCTTGTGCTCGGAAGCCTTCATCACCACCATCGTGTCTACCCAGAGATCGGAACCTTCCTTCGGGATGACGTATTTGATCTCGGGTTTTTCGGCGATGCCGTAATTGCACCAGCCGTCCCAGGCCTGCACCATCAGCGCCTCGCCGGAAACCAGCTTCGAATAGAAGGTGGTGTCGTCATAGGCGAGCAAGGTCTTCTTGGCCGAGATCAGCAGGTCCTTGACCTCGGCCATCTTGGCCGGATCGGTCTCGTTGACGGAAAAGCCCTTGTCGAGCTGGCCGGCGGCCAGCAGCCAGCGATCGGTCGCCAGCATGGTGGTCTTGCCCTTCAGCTCGTCGGAAGGGGCGAGCAGGTCGCTCCAACTCGTTGGCGCCGCCTTGACGAGATCCGAGCGGTAGCAGAGGCCCGTCGTGCCCCAGGTGTACGGCACGGAGAACGTGTTGCCGACATCGTGCGGCAGTTTCGTTGCCTCGGGATAGAGGTTGGCGAGGTTGGGGATCTTGGCGTGGTCCATCGGCTCGGTCAGGCCAAGCTTGTTCAGCACTTCGGCGAAGGGCGAGGAAACGAAGACCACGTCATAGCCCTTGCCGCCGGCGGCGATCAGCTTGCCCATGATCTCTTCATTGGTGGCGTGCACCACGACCTCGCCGGAGACGCCGGTCGCGGTCTTGAAGGAGGCCATGGCATCGGGCGCCATGTAGCCGTCCCAGTTGGAGATGACGAGGCCGGCGGCCATTGCCGGTGCGGCGGACAGCGCCAGGGCAAGGCCGACAGCGATTGAAGAAACCTTGAGCGCACGGCGCCGCGGGCTGGTAGCG is part of the Mesorhizobium loti genome and encodes:
- a CDS encoding SDR family NAD(P)-dependent oxidoreductase, with the protein product MILKDRIAVVTGAGSGIGRAGAMIMAREGAMVVIADRDQAGGEATASDIRAVGGGAEAIATDVSDDAAVEKLLAGTLQKHGRIDILHNHAGIQVGGTLTEVGTDGMDASWRVNVRAQFLAARIVMPSMIAQGGGVILNTASNSGVFYDREMIAYATSKHAVVAMTRQMSLDYARHNVRVNALCPGWVDTPFNEPFIAQMGGREAIETYVRTKIPMGRWASAEEIAEAILFLVSDRSSFMTGQALVIDGGESIG
- a CDS encoding LysR family transcriptional regulator, producing the protein MKRSHLPLNGLRAFEAAARHRSFTGAGLELRVTQAAISHQVKGLEEVLGVRLFRRLPHGLTLSDEGEALLPVLSDAFNRISITLDRFEGGRFHDIVTVGVVGTFASGWLIPRLPLFHQAYPDIELRISTNNNRVNLAADGLDFAIRFGDGSWQGTDNTPLMSGSFSPACAPDIAARLRDPSDLARETLLCSYREDEWLRWFEAAGRHCPPIKGIVFDSSVTMANAAVQGAGVALLPVSMFSREFGCGQLVQPFDSTVDVGRYWLSARRRRQNSQAMTTFADWLTAETAGSNSRKSV
- the bla gene encoding class A beta-lactamase, which encodes MTSRRSFIGGLAVVLTAPITLGAAAKAATSPTKFDGVLPKIRRIEAKSGGRLGVACRIAGTGVQFGYRENELFPICSTFKTLAAAFILHRVDGGIEQLDRSMEVPHNAVVANSPTTKNHAGGAMTVAQLCEAAVTVSDNGAANLLLASFGGPPQLTAYLRSIGDTVTRLDRIEPELNESVPGDPRDTTSPLAMIEDYERLALGDSLSQKSRAQLVDWLVANKTGDDRIRAGLPKRWKCGDKTGTGEHGSTNDAAVIWPTSGNPVLMSLYLTGTGQSLVKRNATIASVSRALVEAIEA
- a CDS encoding aldehyde dehydrogenase family protein, with translation MHFSPDRPTFFVNPDYRPMAGARRPVVDPATLETVGAIAAAGDDEINAVLTAATTAQVAWKKLDAKSRAKHLHAVANAIEAADFTRCAELMVREMGKPYPEAIGEIANCAPIFRYYAEMARDDAGKVAGTTQAGSFQYARYEPYGVSVHIMPYNFPILLMCWTVAASLAAGNACVIKPAEATTLSTLDYMAVFRALPEGLVSCLPGGAATAQALITSERTHAVAFTGSVAAGKAVAVACAERMKPCIIEAGGSDPLIISEHAPLEVAAAGSVTAAFHLTGQVCTSAERFFVVDAVHDRFVDLFAERTRALRIGNGMDKTEIGPLVSESARAKVMRLVDDAVAHGAKAVTGGRVPPAHNTGWFYEPTILTGVTPDMAIVREECFGPVAAICRVKDFDEAIRLANDSPFGLGASVFTTDLAEAHEAAERLEAGMVWVNNPLIDNDALPFGGWKASGLGRELGRQGLDAFRRSKMVIIDHKPAIQEWWYPYPDSWFRETGGRKHV
- a CDS encoding cupin domain-containing protein, with the translated sequence MTTPIMQSPLAITDLVDWGIIPTMIEGQSHTSGKLLHKGPEGRSECGLWVCTPGKWHCHVTRDEFCHFLEGRCTYVHESGEVIEIEPDTAAFFPQDWRGVCTVHETIKKVYMIR
- a CDS encoding cupin domain-containing protein, which produces MPTPHWPKASIVELEDWGAGSNTLAGAPRASGKILSRNPDGSSECGLWSCTPGTRKVAFAADEFCHFLSGHGSYVHENGEEIPVEAGTLVFFPAGWTGISIITQTLTKAFMCR
- a CDS encoding cupin domain-containing protein; the protein is MTSSAPHLHQASNRTDLVDWGAQPDVLEGASHSTGRLVHKGPNNQPESGIWVCTPGRWRLSIPRDELCHFVAGRATYRSDVGEVIEVSAGTVVMFPAGWTGECTVHETMRNIYMLA
- a CDS encoding glycosyltransferase — protein: MAQKTIAFFPEAAYGPALNSVGIAQAVEARGHKAVFLSDPGFVEVYRGYGFEAHPVNLSEPMPPEQMAKFWEDFINGHIPNFRKSPYDQVDNYVKDCWTAIVDSAKWAQKDLPGVLAAIKPDVICVDNVILFPAIKQFGKPWVRVISCSENEIEDEDIPPHLSGCGENDHAGHQRYRDHFNAVIKPIHDDFNAFLTANNEAPYPVGQFFESSPYLNLLLYPEAAKFKRRHPLDPAKFQYLEGCVRQEKPYAIPTFAKNNDGPLLYVSFGSLGAGDVDLLKRIIATLGKTRYRALVNVGGYKDQYTDVPGNVIVESWFPQPSVIPQVDAVIHHGGNNSFTECLYFGKPAIIMPYVWDGHDNATRVEETGHGFGMPRYDWNDAELTAKIETCLTDARMKAKLAKTSAQMHAQNGPEKAAGLLEELL
- a CDS encoding ABC transporter ATP-binding protein — protein: MSEPRTLLAIDHVSKKFGRVTAVDGISLDIRENEFFALLGPSGCGKTTLLRMLAGFETPTDGRILLDGKDIARTPPNKRPVNLMFQSYALFPHMSVRANVSYGLEMERLPAKEIRSRVDAILATTELVPFADRKPEQLSGGQKQRVALARALVKRPRLLLLDEPLGALDKKLRGAMQLELKRLQHEVGITFVIVTHDQEESLVMADRMAVLKDGRLLQCDTPHAIYEHPADRFVADFIGVMNFVPGKAAADGVLAANGARVTGKVPAALLPGASAVASVRPERIRLFPSAETANRAAGTVEALAYHGLDLQLHVRTPLSPKPFLVRVTADAADRRPVASGDQVELGWDAADVRIFEE
- a CDS encoding ABC transporter permease, which gives rise to MAERSPATRRTLWFVLTLVFAFLYIPIAVLVALSFNEGGLPTAWSGFSLKWYVSLANNSAILSAALNTLIVALVSTAIATLLGTLLAIGVEMRRQYGRGLEALIFAPMIIPDIVLAIALLSFFSMLNLTMGLHTIILAHVVFNLAFVCSVVRARLKSFDWSIAEASADLGASAITTFRRVTLPVILPAVIAGALLAFTLSVDEFIIAFFTSGAGRASTTLPMQIYAMIRFGITPEINALATIVMAVSIIALTLSQRLNRGIIGQ
- a CDS encoding ABC transporter permease, translating into MAPALVWLTALMVVPCALVLALAFFRRGIYGGIDYTFTLENFGLVFDPLYAGIFLKSARIAGTATLIAVVVGYAAAYAIAAAPRRWQPVFLFFAVLPFWSNYLIRTYAWIVLLNREGLITQLLRWFGYAGEPPSMLYTEGAVIAGLVYNYLPFVILACYAPLSRLNPELAEASRDLGASAATTFRRVILPLTVPGIAAGAVFVFVLSIGNFVTPALLGGGRFQMIGNLVYDQFLTANDWPFGAALAMALIAIMLLVLMAQALAADRASGRVAEAKGNVDG
- a CDS encoding polyamine ABC transporter substrate-binding protein, with translation MTATSPRRRALKVSSIAVGLALALSAAPAMAAGLVISNWDGYMAPDAMASFKTATGVSGEVVVHATNEEIMGKLIAAGGKGYDVVFVSSPFAEVLNKLGLTEPMDHAKIPNLANLYPEATKLPHDVGNTFSVPYTWGTTGLCYRSDLVKAAPTSWSDLLAPSDELKGKTTMLATDRWLLAAGQLDKGFSVNETDPAKMAEVKDLLISAKKTLLAYDDTTFYSKLVSGEALMVQAWDGWCNYGIAEKPEIKYVIPKEGSDLWVDTMVVMKASEHKDDAFKFINFMLDAKNHAWAAQNIDYKVPNKPAMESLPADFLAKFPNMAMPVADLVKFEQLRDVGEAQRDYSKIVSEIKAAQ